From Chrysiogenes arsenatis DSM 11915, one genomic window encodes:
- a CDS encoding ATP-binding protein: protein MKSFGKVFLTIYLPIACVMLVVFSFSSTLLQDAARQELVREMQNKWNILATIDRFPTEFNAEMHQRHQQVTRDTSLRITLIAPDGTVISESHHDASTIATIDNHIARPEVIEAMARKTGYSLRHSDTTGMAMIYYAAKLPQSEMILRLAYPSTYLDQLRAEANRQHIAIFILCFFVVALIALYLARKITLPIQKLDFIAENVEAGNVDIEFPRFQDKTMTNVVELIYRIYRAMQQQKEALESEQAKLNHIFAILEEGIVLLDERNTILHANQKAEDYLGVSLPAGANILGDVNHFKIITFFKQILDSNSKKDWEKFLFEEHIFEVSYRRLTKEKLIVFFDVTEEARYEEYKAELVGNISHELRTPLAMIMGYAETILNDPDMPPATARRFLEIVFKSSRRLSDTIDDILKLSKLESKGNQFEITAPTMMSELRDELQERFGRLDNGRSLCFNIALESARVQYDHLLSILSNLIDNALKYSRGTHIHIALFRRDGQVWLEVEDEGPVIPREERERIFERFYTVSKSRNQSISGTGIGLSIVKHIVQLYRGSAIVVEGSRNGNLFRIRLREK from the coding sequence ATGAAATCATTCGGGAAGGTTTTCCTTACCATCTATCTCCCCATTGCCTGTGTGATGCTGGTGGTGTTTTCTTTTTCCAGCACCCTACTACAAGACGCCGCACGCCAGGAACTGGTGCGCGAGATGCAAAATAAATGGAATATTCTGGCGACCATTGACCGCTTTCCGACCGAATTTAATGCGGAAATGCACCAACGCCATCAGCAGGTTACCCGCGATACTTCGCTACGGATCACCCTGATTGCTCCCGACGGTACCGTCATCAGCGAATCACATCACGACGCGAGCACCATCGCCACCATCGACAATCATATCGCCCGCCCCGAGGTGATCGAAGCGATGGCGCGCAAAACTGGATACTCCCTGCGCCATAGCGACACGACTGGGATGGCTATGATTTATTACGCCGCAAAGTTGCCGCAGAGTGAGATGATTCTGCGACTGGCCTATCCCAGTACCTATCTCGACCAACTGCGTGCCGAAGCGAACCGTCAGCATATCGCTATTTTTATCCTCTGTTTTTTTGTCGTAGCGCTGATTGCCCTCTACCTCGCGCGAAAAATTACGCTGCCAATTCAGAAACTCGACTTTATTGCGGAAAATGTGGAAGCCGGCAATGTTGACATCGAATTTCCCCGTTTTCAGGATAAAACGATGACGAACGTGGTGGAACTTATCTACCGCATTTACCGTGCGATGCAGCAACAAAAAGAGGCATTAGAGTCGGAACAGGCGAAACTCAACCATATTTTTGCCATTTTGGAAGAAGGGATAGTGCTGCTTGACGAGCGCAATACCATCCTCCACGCCAACCAAAAAGCTGAAGACTACCTCGGCGTTTCCCTTCCGGCTGGTGCAAACATTTTGGGCGACGTCAATCATTTTAAAATCATTACGTTTTTCAAGCAAATTTTAGACAGTAATAGCAAAAAAGATTGGGAAAAATTCTTGTTCGAAGAACATATTTTTGAAGTGAGCTACCGCCGCCTGACGAAAGAGAAGTTGATTGTTTTTTTTGATGTTACCGAAGAAGCCCGTTACGAAGAATACAAAGCCGAGCTGGTCGGCAATATTTCGCACGAACTGCGTACGCCGCTCGCGATGATTATGGGCTACGCCGAAACCATTCTGAACGATCCCGATATGCCACCAGCAACGGCACGGCGCTTTCTAGAAATCGTTTTTAAAAGTTCGCGCCGTTTAAGCGATACCATTGACGATATTCTTAAACTGAGCAAGCTCGAATCCAAAGGCAATCAATTTGAAATTACTGCGCCAACAATGATGAGCGAGTTGCGCGATGAGCTGCAAGAGCGTTTTGGGCGGCTCGACAATGGCCGTTCACTCTGCTTCAACATCGCGCTCGAATCGGCACGGGTTCAGTACGACCACCTCCTCAGTATTCTGTCCAATCTCATTGATAATGCCTTAAAATATTCACGCGGCACTCACATTCACATTGCCCTTTTTCGGCGCGACGGGCAGGTGTGGCTTGAGGTTGAAGACGAAGGGCCAGTGATCCCACGCGAAGAACGGGAACGGATTTTCGAGCGCTTTTACACGGTCTCAAAGTCTCGCAATCAGTCAATTAGCGGGACAGGCATCGGCCTGTCCATCGTCAAGCACATCGTTCAACTCTATCGTGGTTCCGCTATCGTGGTCGAAGGGAGCCGCAACGGTAACCTTTTCCGCATCCGACTGAGGGAGAAATAA
- a CDS encoding response regulator: protein MNRILLVEDHQELRELIAYNLEKEGEYEILNAENANDALILLEDGDVDLILLDLMLPGLGGLEFLKIVKGNSRHTNLPVVIISAKNSEQDVVSGLKLGADDYLTKPFSMKVLVAKVETILRRMQTSEGKLFSYGDLSIDLEMHKVMAAGEEVTLTVKEFELLLLFIKKPRKVFNRNQLLNSIWGYESDSYTRTVDAHISSLRKKLGAAGKIIRSVPKVGYGLDV, encoded by the coding sequence ATGAACCGAATTCTCCTCGTTGAAGATCACCAGGAACTCCGTGAATTGATTGCGTACAACCTTGAAAAAGAGGGTGAGTACGAAATTTTGAACGCCGAAAATGCGAATGATGCATTGATTCTCCTGGAAGATGGCGATGTCGATTTGATCCTGCTGGATCTGATGCTGCCGGGGCTCGGTGGGCTCGAATTCCTGAAGATTGTCAAAGGCAATAGCCGTCACACGAATTTGCCCGTGGTGATTATTTCCGCCAAAAACAGCGAACAGGACGTCGTTTCTGGCCTTAAATTAGGCGCCGATGACTACCTCACTAAACCATTCAGTATGAAAGTGCTCGTCGCAAAAGTTGAAACTATCCTACGCCGTATGCAAACATCTGAAGGGAAACTCTTTAGCTATGGCGACCTTTCGATTGACCTTGAAATGCACAAAGTGATGGCCGCGGGGGAAGAAGTTACCCTGACCGTCAAAGAGTTTGAACTACTGCTCCTTTTTATCAAAAAACCGCGTAAAGTGTTTAATCGGAATCAATTGCTCAATTCCATCTGGGGATACGAGTCCGACAGTTACACACGCACCGTCGATGCTCACATTTCCTCACTCCGCAAAAAACTCGGCGCGGCGGGGAAAATCATCCGTTCTGTCCCCAAAGTAGGCTACGGCCTCGACGTATGA
- the rbr gene encoding rubrerythrin: MAKTLEQSRTLDNLMKAFAGESQARMRYTYYASKARKEGYNQIEEIFLETADNERAHAKRFYDAILDNILEQPAMLTVNAEYPVALKNTLFNLQEAAAGENEEYTVLYPNFAAIAREEGFVAIATIFTNIAKVEKEHEARYLKFADNILKSQVFERDAVQHWKCRNCGYVADGFKAPDVCPACLHPQAHFEIKAYNW, translated from the coding sequence ATGGCAAAGACACTGGAACAGAGTCGTACACTTGACAACCTTATGAAAGCTTTTGCGGGGGAATCACAGGCACGGATGCGTTACACGTATTACGCATCGAAAGCGCGTAAAGAAGGGTATAATCAGATTGAAGAAATTTTCCTTGAGACGGCTGATAATGAGCGTGCACATGCAAAACGTTTTTACGATGCTATTTTAGATAATATCCTTGAACAACCAGCGATGCTCACAGTAAATGCTGAGTATCCAGTGGCATTAAAAAACACCCTTTTTAACCTGCAGGAGGCAGCAGCAGGCGAAAACGAAGAGTACACAGTATTATACCCTAACTTTGCTGCTATTGCGCGTGAAGAAGGATTTGTTGCTATCGCCACTATATTTACCAACATCGCAAAAGTTGAAAAAGAACACGAAGCACGATATTTAAAATTTGCCGATAATATTTTGAAATCGCAAGTCTTTGAAAGAGACGCAGTGCAACACTGGAAATGCCGTAATTGCGGATATGTAGCTGACGGGTTCAAAGCTCCAGATGTTTGTCCAGCGTGTTTACACCCGCAAGCGCATTTTGAAATCAAAGCCTATAATTGGTAG
- the dnaN gene encoding DNA polymerase III subunit beta, with amino-acid sequence MRFEIEKKDLEKGLFKASGICSSKNITNNILTNVHLVATDGKLQIHSTDRNISLTSTISANILENGSILTNGKKFYEAIKELPNNIVIVESTDNVLQVICRKSNFKLLTSHASLFPESDITQDTESSTFKVPAKILSDLITKTVFCSCEGQSRYGVSGVLLKTQNNTLTTVATDGHRLAVYAVPTTEHQEQEVIIPRNCIPEIIKVISDTEEDIEIIIEQNSMILKTNNDILKTTILKKKFPLYEKVIPTECPIEIVLDNKAFKDAIKRLAIFSNNDASRTIKFTATDSSIITTIQSPEFGNAKETIDIESNSSESQLEVGFNLRYLTDIIHHIEFEKVKIRFNEGCSVSMFLPETTESNTKPFPYYILMPNRL; translated from the coding sequence ATGCGCTTTGAAATAGAAAAAAAAGATCTCGAAAAAGGTTTATTTAAGGCTTCGGGTATTTGTAGTTCAAAAAACATCACCAACAATATTTTAACCAATGTCCACTTAGTGGCCACTGATGGGAAATTACAGATTCATAGTACTGATCGCAATATCAGTCTTACCAGCACTATTTCAGCCAATATTCTTGAAAACGGCTCTATTTTAACGAACGGAAAAAAATTTTACGAAGCGATTAAAGAACTCCCGAATAACATTGTGATTGTTGAGTCCACTGACAATGTGCTTCAAGTTATTTGTCGTAAAAGTAATTTCAAACTCCTTACCTCTCATGCATCGCTTTTTCCAGAGAGCGACATCACACAAGATACAGAATCATCTACATTTAAAGTACCAGCCAAAATACTTTCCGACTTAATTACCAAGACAGTTTTTTGTTCTTGCGAAGGGCAAAGCCGCTATGGTGTAAGTGGTGTGTTGCTAAAAACCCAGAATAATACGCTAACAACGGTTGCCACTGACGGTCATCGTCTCGCTGTATACGCTGTTCCTACAACAGAGCATCAGGAACAAGAAGTTATTATTCCAAGAAATTGTATTCCCGAAATCATCAAAGTTATCAGTGATACAGAAGAGGATATCGAGATTATTATTGAACAAAATTCAATGATACTGAAAACGAATAATGACATCCTCAAAACAACGATTCTCAAAAAGAAATTCCCGTTGTACGAGAAAGTCATCCCCACAGAGTGCCCGATTGAAATAGTTCTCGATAACAAAGCGTTTAAGGATGCTATTAAACGCCTTGCAATTTTTTCAAATAATGACGCTTCACGAACAATAAAATTTACCGCGACCGATAGTTCTATTATTACAACTATCCAATCTCCCGAGTTCGGAAACGCAAAAGAAACTATCGATATCGAATCAAATTCGAGCGAAAGTCAATTAGAGGTAGGATTTAATTTACGTTACTTGACTGATATTATTCACCATATTGAATTTGAAAAAGTAAAAATTCGCTTTAATGAAGGGTGTAGTGTCAGTATGTTTTTACCGGAAACGACTGAAAGCAATACGAAACCATTTCCCTACTATATTTTAATGCCAAACCGACTGTAA
- a CDS encoding GGDEF domain-containing protein, with translation MFTLDSSTLNQATIFTIDDEPGRAILEDLMLSQKWQRAIECTDYAFQPIVNTLTGSTFALEALIRGVNKAGFHSIDHFFTSAYQEGVLFSVDIALRRKAILKFLHIPFHQKLRLFYNYDHRVVEMPNYQSGIFEQLLEELGVATSVICLELTEKHHYNYSHTSSFRAVLELVKQRGFTIAIDDFGVGHASFELLYHSDPDIIKIDRFLISSIQSDIKKKSYCSHIVSLAHLQGVTVVAEGIETEDEYSVCREIGCDLIQGYLVAYPTEIVSELAVKYDKIREFHENQRRNISNDKALLLREMVHIEPLEEHTPMEDLFTRMRLNEEFNYLPVIDKLGKPLGIIREKTLKKYIYSPYGKELLCNRWFTHSLRKYIDDSPVADIHMPLEKILSIFAQNAEAEGVQLTENQRYIGFLTAKSLLNTLNEKNLAFARDVNPLSKLPGNILINDHIVACLSDTNHDHYLIYFDFDNFKPFNDRFGFRQGDRAILLFTDILKKSFTGHSAFVGHIGGDDFFVALTLLPERKNSAENIRDQVAKVLLKFTDAIAPFYTEEEIRQGCYHSRDRSGQECSFTLLRVSAAIMLAEQNQMNITLDNISSILADTKKKAKKSPEGIAFFAQEIGCYVLESSDSTA, from the coding sequence ATGTTCACACTCGACTCATCTACACTGAACCAAGCAACCATTTTTACGATAGACGACGAACCGGGCAGAGCGATTCTGGAGGATCTTATGCTGAGTCAAAAATGGCAACGCGCTATCGAGTGTACGGACTACGCTTTTCAGCCAATCGTTAATACCCTTACCGGAAGTACTTTTGCGTTGGAAGCACTTATTCGGGGTGTCAATAAAGCGGGATTTCACTCAATAGACCATTTTTTCACTTCCGCATATCAAGAAGGGGTGCTTTTTTCGGTTGATATTGCCTTGCGCCGTAAAGCAATCCTGAAATTTCTACACATCCCGTTCCACCAAAAACTCCGCCTGTTCTACAATTACGATCACCGCGTGGTTGAAATGCCCAACTACCAATCAGGGATTTTTGAACAACTGTTAGAAGAACTCGGCGTGGCCACTTCCGTCATTTGTTTAGAATTAACCGAAAAACATCACTACAACTACAGTCACACCTCGTCATTTCGCGCTGTTTTAGAATTGGTCAAGCAACGCGGATTTACTATTGCCATTGACGATTTTGGCGTTGGTCACGCTTCGTTTGAACTCCTCTATCATTCCGATCCTGACATTATCAAAATCGACCGCTTCCTGATTAGCTCCATCCAAAGCGATATTAAAAAGAAATCCTACTGCTCGCATATCGTCAGCCTTGCACACTTGCAAGGCGTCACCGTGGTTGCTGAAGGGATTGAAACGGAAGATGAATATTCGGTGTGCCGCGAAATCGGTTGCGACCTTATCCAAGGGTATTTAGTGGCATATCCCACCGAAATAGTCAGTGAATTGGCCGTAAAATACGATAAAATTCGCGAATTTCATGAAAATCAGCGGCGAAATATTTCCAACGATAAAGCACTGCTACTGCGCGAAATGGTTCATATTGAGCCATTGGAAGAACATACCCCCATGGAAGATCTGTTTACCCGAATGCGCCTAAACGAAGAATTCAACTACCTCCCCGTGATTGACAAACTGGGCAAACCACTGGGGATAATTCGTGAAAAAACCCTTAAAAAGTACATCTACTCGCCCTACGGCAAAGAATTGCTGTGTAATCGCTGGTTTACCCATTCATTGCGTAAATATATCGACGACTCGCCTGTGGCCGATATCCATATGCCACTCGAAAAAATCCTCTCCATTTTTGCGCAAAATGCCGAAGCCGAAGGGGTACAACTTACCGAAAATCAACGCTATATTGGTTTTTTAACCGCAAAATCTCTGTTAAATACATTAAACGAGAAGAATTTGGCATTTGCGCGCGACGTGAATCCGCTCAGTAAACTTCCGGGAAATATTTTAATTAACGACCATATCGTCGCCTGCCTCAGCGACACGAACCACGACCATTACCTCATTTATTTCGATTTTGATAATTTTAAGCCATTTAACGACCGTTTCGGCTTTCGTCAGGGGGATCGGGCCATTCTTCTGTTTACCGATATCCTTAAAAAATCGTTTACCGGCCACTCGGCGTTTGTAGGCCACATAGGCGGCGATGATTTTTTTGTGGCACTGACACTGCTACCAGAAAGGAAGAATAGTGCCGAAAACATCCGGGATCAGGTCGCCAAAGTTCTCTTGAAGTTTACCGATGCTATCGCCCCTTTTTACACCGAAGAAGAGATCCGCCAAGGGTGCTACCATTCACGCGATCGTAGTGGGCAGGAGTGCAGCTTTACCCTCCTGCGGGTGAGTGCCGCTATTATGCTTGCGGAGCAAAACCAAATGAATATAACGCTGGATAATATTTCATCAATTCTAGCGGACACCAAGAAGAAGGCGAAAAAATCCCCTGAGGGGATCGCATTTTTTGCACAGGAAATTGGTTGTTACGTGTTGGAGTCATCGGATTCGACAGCATAA